Proteins co-encoded in one Papaver somniferum cultivar HN1 chromosome 5, ASM357369v1, whole genome shotgun sequence genomic window:
- the LOC113281897 gene encoding EVI5-like protein yields the protein MERKKIEEFEPGPVPPARPVDRFGFFVPEENNSSQGSIKNNSSQGSITKKVINEQEREERRIRKWRKMIGVGGSDWKHYVRRKPQVVLRRIRKGIPDCLRGLVWQLISGSRDLLLMNPGVYEQLVLYETSTSELDIIRDISRTFPSHVFFQQRHGPGQRSLYNVLKAYSVYDRDVGYVQGMGFLAGLLLLYMSEEDAFWLLVALLKGAVHAPMEGLYLVGLPLVQQYLFQFEQLVREHLPKLGEHFIEEMINPSMYASQWFITVFSYSFPFNLALRIWDVFLYEGVMIVFQVGLALLKFCHDDLVKLPFEKLIHALRNFPEDAMDPDTILPMAHAIKVSKRLEELKHEYRKKNEKPILRAESSSSPVAQKQFSGKCFSNSMIRSPSLEESSAQGTQPPATPRSWRGRRLLSRNSTKSRSVKE from the exons ATGGAGAGGAAAAAAATAGAGGAGTTTGAACCAGGACCAGTTCCACCTGCAAGACCAGTGGACAGATTTGGATTTTTCGTGCCAGAAGAGAACAACAGTTCCCAAGGTTCAATCAAGAACAACAGTTCCCAAGGCTCAATCACTAAAAAGGTTATCAATGAACAAGAAAG GGAGGAAAGAAGGATCAGAAAGTGGAGGAAAATGATAGGAGTTGGCGGAAGTGATTGGAAGCATTATGTTAGAAGGAAACCTCAGGTGGTGCTAAGGCGTATTAGAAAGGGAATTCCTGATTGCTTACGGGGTCTTGTTTGGCAGTTGATCTCAGGTAGTCGGGATCTCTTGCTAATGAATCCGGGTGTATACGAG CAACTAGTACTATATGAAACATCTACATCAGAGCTGGACATAATTCGAGATATTTCCCGAACTTTTCCATCACATGTTTTCTTTCAGCAGAGACATGGACCAGGTCAAAGGTCGTTGTACAATGTTCTTAAGGCATACTCTGTGTATGACAGAGATGTTGGTTATGTTCAG GGAATGGGATTTTTAGCTGGTCTTTTGCTTCTGTACATGAGCGAGGAAGATGCATTCTGGTTATTGGTGGCTTTGTTGAAAGGAGCTGTTCATGCCCCAATGGAGGGATTATATTTG GTGGGACTGCCGTTGGTACAGCAATACCTCTTTCAGTTTGAACAATTGGTGAGAGAGCATTTGCCAAAGCTAGGGGAACATTTTATTGAGGAAATGATAAATCCAAGCATGTATGCTAGCCAGTGGTTCATAACCGTCTTTTCTTACTCCTTCCCTTTCAATTTGGCTCTTAGAATATGGGACGTCTTTCTTTACGAG GGTGTTATGATAGTTTTTCAAGTTGGTTTGGCGCTGTTGAAATTTTGTCACGACGACTTG GTAAAGTTACCCTTTGAGAAACTAATTCATGCCCTCCGAAACTTTCCCGAGGATGCAATGGACCCAGATACAATACTGCCGATGGCGCACGCAATCAAG GTATCAAAACGGCTAGAAGAGCTGAAGCATGAATACAGGAAGAAAAACGAGAAACCAATTCTACGTGCAGAATCCAGTTCCAGTCCTGTCGCTCAGAAGCAGTTCTCAGGAAAATGCTTTTCTAATTCAATGATAAG GAGTCCGTCACTTGAAGAGTCGTCAGCTCAAGGTACTCAACCACCTGCAACACCACGCAGTTGGAGGGGACGAAGATTGTTGAGTAGAAACAGCACAAAGAGCCGATCAGTAAAAGAATAA